The following coding sequences are from one Novosphingobium sp. KACC 22771 window:
- a CDS encoding MFS transporter gives MSQTTPHPVVKNARILTAALVGTSVEFYDFYIFATATALVFGPMFFPEAAPGRQLLLAFMSLGIAFVARPVGAIAFGHFGDRIGRKSTLVASLILMGGSTLAVGFLPSYAQAGVLAPILLCLCRFGQGFGLGGEWGGAALLAVENAPRGWEARFGCAPQLGAPVGFLAANGLFLILGLVMPEADFKAWGWRIPFLLSVVLVGVGLWVRLKITETAAFAQARAHEKPPEVPLGVLLSQHWKPLIAGSAGVVSCFSLFYLCTAFALAQGTGPLHYPRTGFMVAQLAANLMLAAGIACAAVWSDRFGSGRILAWGASLGAVIGAVYWAGLSSGSLIIVFLTLSAALFAMGMAYGPLSGWLSGLFPVEVRYSGISMAFNAGGIIGGALTPVLAQGLIEKGHGNWIGIIPAVAGVVTLIGIGWTRRMRLG, from the coding sequence ATGAGCCAGACTACGCCGCACCCTGTCGTCAAGAACGCCCGAATCCTGACTGCTGCCCTTGTCGGCACCTCAGTTGAATTCTACGATTTCTACATCTTCGCCACAGCAACCGCGCTGGTGTTTGGCCCGATGTTCTTTCCCGAGGCGGCGCCCGGGCGGCAATTGCTGCTCGCGTTCATGTCGCTGGGCATCGCCTTTGTGGCCCGGCCGGTGGGCGCCATCGCCTTTGGCCATTTCGGCGACAGGATCGGGCGCAAGTCCACTCTGGTCGCCTCGCTGATCCTGATGGGCGGCTCGACGCTGGCGGTGGGTTTCCTGCCTTCCTATGCGCAGGCGGGGGTGCTGGCGCCGATCCTGCTGTGCCTTTGCCGATTCGGTCAGGGTTTCGGCCTTGGCGGCGAATGGGGTGGGGCGGCCTTGCTGGCGGTGGAAAATGCCCCGCGCGGATGGGAGGCGCGGTTTGGCTGCGCCCCGCAATTGGGCGCGCCGGTCGGCTTTCTGGCGGCCAATGGCCTGTTCCTGATCCTCGGCCTGGTCATGCCAGAAGCGGATTTCAAGGCGTGGGGCTGGCGCATTCCCTTCCTGCTCTCGGTTGTGCTGGTCGGGGTCGGGCTTTGGGTGCGGCTGAAAATCACCGAAACGGCCGCTTTTGCGCAGGCCCGCGCCCATGAAAAGCCGCCCGAAGTGCCGCTGGGCGTTTTGCTCTCGCAACATTGGAAACCGCTGATCGCGGGCAGCGCGGGCGTCGTCTCCTGCTTCTCACTCTTCTACCTGTGCACCGCCTTCGCGCTGGCGCAGGGCACCGGGCCGCTCCACTATCCGCGCACCGGCTTCATGGTCGCGCAATTGGCGGCCAATCTGATGCTGGCCGCCGGGATCGCCTGCGCCGCTGTTTGGTCGGACCGCTTCGGTTCGGGGCGCATCCTTGCATGGGGCGCATCGCTGGGCGCGGTGATCGGCGCGGTCTATTGGGCGGGCCTCTCCTCGGGCAGCCTCATTATCGTCTTCCTCACGCTCTCGGCGGCGCTCTTCGCCATGGGCATGGCTTATGGTCCGCTCTCGGGCTGGCTATCGGGCCTGTTCCCGGTCGAGGTGCGCTACTCCGGTATCTCGATGGCCTTTAACGCGGGCGGTATCATCGGCGGCGCGTTGACGCCGGTTCTGGCGCAGGGGCTGATCGAAAAGGGGCATGGCAACTGGATCGGGATCATTCCGGCGGTGGCTGGCGTGGTCACGCTGATCGGGATCGGGTGGACGCGGCGGATGCGCTTGGGGTGA
- a CDS encoding pseudouridine synthase: protein MSYTKNPGGPSKGGPSSRGPASRNGRASDAAPRGKPQFDRSGKPQAERGGKPSYGGKPSYGEKPSYGDKSRAGGPGQSAGKLYPPRVPRPPRPAPEPINKLEGDGERIAKLLARAGVASRREVERLIEAGRVKVGEITVTTPATLLTTLKGVTVDGNPVKAPEAARLYAFHKPSGLITAERDPAGRPTIYTALRNALPEGTPRLMPIGRLDLNTEGLLLLTNDGELKRAMELPSSGIPRTYRARTFGDITQDRLEELMEGIEVDGIRYGRIDANMERRTGRNQWIELTLSEGKNREVRRVLEALGLQVSRLMRIKYGPFELLDLARGQAIQIPQVQVERFRKGLKFAKARGE, encoded by the coding sequence ATGTCTTATACCAAGAATCCTGGTGGCCCCTCGAAAGGTGGCCCTTCATCGCGTGGCCCCGCCTCGCGCAATGGCCGCGCGTCCGACGCCGCCCCCCGCGGGAAACCGCAATTTGACCGCAGCGGCAAGCCGCAGGCCGAACGGGGGGGCAAGCCCTCCTATGGCGGCAAACCTTCTTATGGCGAAAAGCCGTCCTATGGCGACAAATCGCGAGCGGGCGGCCCCGGCCAATCCGCCGGCAAGCTCTATCCGCCCCGCGTTCCCCGTCCGCCGCGCCCCGCGCCCGAACCGATCAACAAGCTGGAAGGCGATGGCGAGCGTATCGCCAAGCTGCTGGCCCGCGCGGGCGTTGCAAGCCGCCGCGAGGTGGAACGCCTGATCGAGGCGGGCCGCGTCAAGGTGGGTGAAATTACCGTTACCACGCCCGCCACGCTGCTGACCACGCTCAAGGGCGTCACGGTCGACGGCAATCCGGTCAAGGCGCCGGAAGCCGCGCGCCTCTATGCGTTTCACAAGCCCAGCGGCCTGATCACCGCCGAGCGCGATCCCGCCGGACGCCCGACGATCTACACCGCGCTGCGCAATGCCCTGCCCGAGGGAACGCCGCGCCTGATGCCCATTGGGCGGCTTGACCTTAACACCGAGGGTCTGCTGCTGCTGACCAACGATGGCGAGCTGAAGCGCGCAATGGAATTGCCCAGCAGCGGCATTCCGCGCACCTATCGCGCCCGCACCTTTGGCGACATCACGCAGGACCGGCTGGAAGAGCTGATGGAAGGCATTGAGGTGGACGGCATCCGCTATGGCCGGATCGACGCCAATATGGAACGCCGCACGGGCCGCAACCAGTGGATCGAACTGACGCTGAGCGAGGGCAAGAACCGCGAAGTGCGCCGGGTGCTGGAGGCTCTGGGGCTTCAGGTCAGCCGCCTGATGCGCATCAAATACGGGCCCTTCGAATTGCTCGACCTGGCTCGCGGGCAGGCGATCCAGATTCCGCAGGTGCAGGTCGAACGCTTCCGCAAGGGGCTGAAATTTGCCAAGGCGCGCGGCGAATGA
- the rsmD gene encoding 16S rRNA (guanine(966)-N(2))-methyltransferase RsmD has product MIRIIAGEWRGRKLAAPEGDDTRPTADRTRETLFSMLNSRLGGFEELRVADLFAGSGALGLEALSRGAAHCLFAEQAAPAIRAIRTNIANLKAHTRCDVRAGSVMALTATKEPLDLVLLDPPYNTGAGQVAIDKLRRLGWIGEGTWVALETAATENPQVRGFVVDADRKVGKAKITLFRMEEKQEG; this is encoded by the coding sequence ATGATCCGTATCATTGCCGGCGAATGGCGTGGCCGCAAACTGGCCGCGCCCGAAGGTGACGACACCCGCCCCACCGCCGACCGCACCCGCGAGACGCTGTTTTCCATGCTCAACAGCCGCCTTGGCGGTTTCGAGGAATTGCGCGTGGCCGACCTGTTCGCAGGGTCGGGCGCATTGGGCCTTGAGGCGTTGAGCCGGGGCGCGGCGCATTGCCTGTTTGCCGAACAGGCCGCGCCCGCGATCCGCGCAATCCGCACCAATATCGCCAACCTCAAAGCCCACACCCGCTGCGATGTGCGCGCGGGCAGCGTGATGGCCCTGACCGCCACCAAGGAGCCGCTCGACCTCGTGCTGCTCGACCCGCCCTATAACACCGGCGCGGGACAGGTGGCGATCGACAAGCTGCGCCGCCTTGGCTGGATTGGCGAAGGCACATGGGTGGCGCTGGAAACCGCCGCGACCGAAAATCCGCAGGTGCGCGGGTTTGTGGTCGATGCGGATCGCAAGGTGGGCAAGGCGAAGATTACCTTGTTCAGGATGGAAGAGAAGCAGGAAGGGTAA
- a CDS encoding ATP-dependent helicase, translating into MTDPHSPAHEAPWLAKLNPPQREAVLTTEGPVLMLAGAGTGKTAALTARMAQIIAQRLAWPSEILCVTFTNKAAREMRERVGHLIGPAVEGMPWLGTFHAIAAKMLRRHAELAGLQSNYTIIDTDDQLRLLKQLIQAEGLDEKRWPAKALAGCIDRWKNRGFGPGDLDAVENEAYANGRGAHFYRLYQERLKAVNACDFGDLLLHMLDIFRRHRDVLEEYQRRFKYIMVDEYQDTNSVQYLWLRLLAAGRHNICVVGDDDQSIYSWRGAEVANILRFEKDFPGAKVIRLEQNYRSTPHILGAASGLIKENSERLGKQLWTEATGGDKVRVIGVWDAPEEARRVGEEIERLEREGLPLDKIAILVRAQFQTREFEDRFISIGLAYRIIGGFRFYERAEIRDALAYLRIITQPADDLAFERIYNTPKRGLGDKTLEKLHRFARAHEMPLAAAALAMADTDELPAKARNTLLGLMRDMARWRDLAKTATPAELARVMLDESGYTAMLQADRSAESAGRLENLSELARAMEDYESLGDFLEHVSLVMDNEANNDAEKVTIMTIHAAKGLEFDHVFLPGWEEGVFPSQRSLDEGGLASLEEERRLAYVAITRARRHCTILHAANRRIYGQWTSSLPSRFIGELPPAHIHSESTMTGGASLWRAQWSERDDPFAHLAQNKPQRMETRGPGWQRASQTTFAPSRKIAESTRSAASFAATPRLDIRIGDKVFHEKFGNGTVKAQEGNKLEIEFDSGGFKRVLDSFVKRI; encoded by the coding sequence ATGACTGACCCGCATTCCCCCGCGCATGAGGCCCCATGGCTGGCCAAGTTGAACCCGCCCCAGCGCGAGGCGGTGCTGACGACCGAGGGGCCGGTGCTGATGCTGGCGGGCGCGGGTACGGGCAAGACGGCGGCGCTGACCGCGCGCATGGCGCAGATCATCGCGCAAAGGCTGGCTTGGCCCAGCGAGATCCTGTGCGTGACCTTCACCAACAAGGCCGCGCGCGAAATGCGCGAGCGTGTTGGCCATCTGATCGGGCCTGCGGTCGAGGGCATGCCGTGGCTGGGCACGTTTCACGCCATTGCGGCCAAGATGCTGCGCCGCCATGCCGAGTTGGCGGGGTTGCAGAGCAATTACACGATTATCGACACCGATGATCAGTTGCGCCTTTTGAAGCAGTTGATTCAGGCCGAGGGGCTGGACGAAAAGCGTTGGCCCGCCAAGGCTTTGGCCGGATGCATCGACCGCTGGAAGAATCGCGGCTTCGGGCCGGGCGATCTGGATGCGGTGGAGAATGAGGCCTATGCCAACGGGCGCGGCGCGCATTTCTATCGGCTGTATCAGGAACGGCTGAAGGCGGTGAACGCCTGCGATTTCGGCGATCTCCTGCTGCATATGCTCGATATTTTCCGGCGGCACCGCGATGTGCTGGAGGAATATCAGCGCCGCTTCAAATATATCATGGTGGACGAATATCAGGACACCAATTCGGTCCAGTACCTCTGGCTGCGCCTGCTGGCCGCGGGACGCCACAATATCTGCGTGGTGGGCGATGATGATCAATCGATCTATTCATGGCGCGGCGCAGAAGTGGCCAATATCCTGCGCTTTGAAAAGGATTTTCCCGGCGCGAAAGTGATCCGGCTGGAGCAGAACTATCGCTCAACCCCGCATATCCTTGGCGCGGCCAGTGGCCTCATCAAGGAAAACAGCGAGCGTCTGGGCAAGCAATTGTGGACCGAGGCGACCGGCGGCGACAAGGTGCGCGTGATCGGCGTGTGGGACGCGCCCGAGGAAGCCCGGCGCGTGGGCGAGGAGATCGAAAGGCTGGAGCGCGAGGGGCTGCCGCTCGACAAGATCGCCATTCTGGTGCGCGCCCAGTTTCAGACGCGCGAATTTGAAGACCGCTTTATCAGCATCGGCCTTGCCTATCGCATCATCGGCGGTTTCCGCTTTTATGAGCGCGCCGAAATCCGCGATGCGCTGGCCTATCTGCGGATCATCACCCAGCCTGCCGACGACCTGGCCTTTGAGCGGATCTATAACACGCCCAAGCGCGGCCTTGGCGACAAGACGCTGGAAAAGCTGCACCGCTTTGCCCGCGCGCATGAGATGCCGCTGGCCGCTGCCGCGCTGGCCATGGCCGATACGGATGAATTGCCGGCCAAGGCGCGCAATACGTTGCTGGGGCTGATGCGCGACATGGCGCGCTGGCGCGATCTGGCCAAGACGGCGACGCCTGCGGAACTGGCCCGCGTGATGCTCGACGAATCGGGCTACACCGCCATGCTTCAGGCCGACCGCAGCGCGGAAAGCGCGGGGCGGCTGGAAAACCTGTCCGAACTCGCTCGCGCGATGGAGGATTACGAGTCGCTGGGCGATTTCCTTGAGCATGTCTCGCTGGTCATGGACAATGAGGCGAACAATGACGCCGAAAAGGTCACGATCATGACCATCCATGCCGCCAAGGGTCTGGAATTTGACCATGTTTTCTTGCCCGGATGGGAGGAAGGCGTATTCCCCAGCCAGCGCTCTCTGGACGAAGGCGGGTTGGCCAGTCTGGAGGAGGAGCGTCGCCTTGCCTATGTGGCGATCACGCGGGCGCGGCGCCATTGCACAATCCTGCACGCGGCCAACCGGCGCATTTATGGCCAATGGACATCCTCGCTGCCCAGCCGTTTCATCGGCGAATTGCCCCCCGCCCATATCCACAGCGAAAGTACCATGACCGGCGGCGCCAGCCTGTGGCGTGCGCAATGGAGCGAACGCGACGATCCCTTTGCCCATCTGGCGCAGAACAAGCCGCAGCGGATGGAAACGCGAGGCCCCGGTTGGCAGCGCGCCAGCCAGACCACCTTTGCCCCATCGCGCAAAATCGCCGAAAGCACCCGCAGCGCGGCCAGTTTCGCCGCCACGCCGCGGCTCGACATCCGCATCGGCGACAAGGTGTTTCACGAAAAATTCGGCAATGGCACGGTCAAGGCGCAGGAAGGCAACAAGCTGGAGATCGAATTCGACAGCGGCGGGTTCAAGCGCGTGCTGGACAGTTTCGTGAAGCGCATTTGA